In Plasmodium falciparum 3D7 genome assembly, chromosome: 13, the following are encoded in one genomic region:
- a CDS encoding cytochrome c, putative: MNIGGYKKKGNLDDEFPDDFVLPPGDKVKGEKLFKKHCKQCHSIAPDNSQTNSGFTSWGPTLFNVYNRTAGMSKGNSPFQTSPDLYTSGIIWNDVNLLKYMKNPQQFVESHIGMNFKGLSNLQERVDIVHYLKTLTYDDPYGKQIVEKYTKKGKTSGSK, translated from the coding sequence atgaatataggtggttataaaaaaaaaggcaaTTTAGATGATGAATTTCCCGATGATTTCGTATTACCTCCTGGTGATAAAGTAAAAGGAgagaaattatttaaaaagcaTTGTAAGCAGTGTCATTCGATAGCACCTGATAATAGTCAGACTAATTCAGGATTTACGAGTTGGGGACCTACAttatttaatgtatataatagaaCAGCAGGAATGAGTAAAGGTAATTCACCTTTCCAAACATCTCCCGATTTATATACATCAGGAATAATATGGAATGATGTGAATTTACTTAAGTATATGAAAAATCCACAACAATTTGTTGAGTCACATATTGGTATGAATTTTAAGGGTTTATCGAATTTGCAAGAAAGGGTTGATATTGTACATTACTTAAAAACATTGACTTATGATGACCCTTATGGAAAACAAATTGtggaaaaatatacaaagaAAGGAAAGACAAGTggaagtaaataa
- a CDS encoding M1-family alanyl aminopeptidase encodes MKLTKGCAYKYIIFTVLILANILYDNKKRCMIKKNLRISSCGIISRLLKSNSNYNSFNKNYNFTSAISELQFSNFWNLDILQKDIFSNIHNNKNKPQSYIIHKRLMSEKGDNNNNNHQNNNGNDNKKRLGSVVNNEENTCSDKRMKPFEEGHGITQVDKMNNNSDHLQQNGVMNLNSNNVENNNNNNSVVVKKNEPKIHYRKDYKPSGFIINNVTLNINIHDNETIVRSVLDMDISKHNVGEDLVFDGVGLKINEISINNKKLVEGEEYTYDNEFLTIFSKFVPKSKFAFSSEVIIHPETNYALTGLYKSKNIIVSQCEATGFRRITFFIDRPDMMAKYDVTVTADKEKYPVLLSNGDKVNEFEIPGGRHGARFNDPHLKPCYLFAVVAGDLKHLSATYITKYTKKKVELYVFSEEKYVSKLQWALECLKKSMAFDEDYFGLEYDLSRLNLVAVSDFNVGAMENKGLNIFNANSLLASKKNSIDFSYARILTVVGHEYFHNYTGNRVTLRDWFQLTLKEGLTVHRENLFSEEMTKTVTTRLSHVDLLRSVQFLEDSSPLSHPIRPESYVSMENFYTTTVYDKGSEVMRMYLTILGEEYYKKGFDIYIKKNDGNTATCEDFNYAMEQAYKMKKADNSANLNQYLLWFSQSGTPHVSFKYNYDAEKKQYSIHVNQYTKPDENQKEKKPLFIPISVGLINPENGKEMISQTTLELTKESDTFVFNNIAVKPIPSLFRGFSAPVYIEDNLTDEERILLLKYDSDAFVRYNSCTNIYMKQILMNYNEFLKAKNEKLESFNLTPVNAQFIDAIKYLLEDPHADAGFKSYIVSLPQDRYIINFVSNLDTDVLADTKEYIYKQIGDKLNDVYYKMFKSLEAKADDLTYFNDESHVDFDQMNMRTLRNTLLSLLSKAQYPNILNEIIEHSKSPYPSNWLTSLSVSAYFDKYFELYDKTYKLSKDDELLLQEWLKTVSRSDRKDIYEILKKLENEVLKDSKNPNDIRAVYLPFTNNLRRFHDISGKGYKLIAEVITKTDKFNPMVATQLCEPFKLWNKLDTKRQELMLNEMNTMLQEPNISNNLKEYLLRLTNKL; translated from the coding sequence atgaaattaaCAAAAGGCTGTgcctataaatatattattttcacagTGTTAATTTTAGCGAATATtctttatgataataaaaaaaggtgcatgattaaaaaaaatttacgtATTAGTTCGTGCGGTATAATAAGTCGCTTGCTCAAATCTAATTCAAATTATAATAGTTTtaataagaattataattTCACGTCTGCTATATCAGAATTACAATTTTCCAATTTTTGGAATTTAGATATTTTACAAAAGGATATATTTagtaatatacataataacaaaaacaaGCCtcaatcatatataatacataaaagaCTAATGAGTGAGAAAggagataataataataataatcaccaaaataataatgggAATGACAATAAGAAAAGATTAGGATCTGTtgtaaataatgaagaaaatactTGTTCAGATAAAAGAATGAAACCTTTTGAAGAAGGTCATGGAATTACACAAGTTGATAAGATGAATAACAACAGTGATCATTTACAACAAAATGGTGTTATGAATTTGAATAGTAATAAtgttgaaaataataataataacaattctGTTGTTGTTAAAAAGAACGAACCAAAAATACATTATAGGAAAGATTATAAACCAAGTggatttataattaataatgtaacattaaatattaatatccATGACAATGAAACTATTGTAAGATCTGTACTTGATATGGATATTAGTAAACACAATGTTGGTGAAGATTTAGTTTTTGATGGTGTTGgattaaaaattaatgagataagtattaataataagaaattaGTTGAAGGAGAAGAATATACCTACGATAATGAATTCTTAActatattttcaaaatttgTACCAAAATCTAAATTTGCTTTTTCATCAGAAGTTATTATACATCCAGAAACAAATTATGCTCTTACAGgtttatataaatcaaaaaatattattgtttcTCAATGTGAAGCTACCGGATTCCGTCGTATCACTTTTTTTATTGACAGACCAGATATGATGGCAAAATATGACGTTACAGTAACTgctgataaagaaaaatatccTGTTTTATTAAGTAATGGTGATAAGGTGAATGAATTTGAAATACCAGGTGGTCGTCATGGAGCTAGATTTAATGATCCCCATTTAAAACCATGTTATTTATTTGCTGTTGTAGCTGGTGACCTTAAACATTTAAGTGCTACATATATTACTAaatataccaaaaaaaaagttgaattatatgtatttagtGAGGAAAAATATGTATCTAAATTACAATGGGCTTTAGAATGTCTTAAAAAATCGATGGCATTTGATGAAGATTATTTTGGATTGGAATATGATTTGTCTCGTTTAAATTTAGTTGCTGTTTCTGACTTTAATGTTGGTGCTATGGAAAATAAaggattaaatatatttaatgctaattctttattagcatccaaaaaaaattcaattgATTTTTCATATGCAAGAATTCTAACGGTCGTAGGACATGAATATTTCCATAATTATACAGGAAATAGAGTTACTCTTAGAGATTGGTTTCAGTTAACATTAAAAGAAGGTCTAACAGTACATAGAGAAAATTTGTTTTCAGAAGAAATGACGAAGACCGTAACTACTCGTTTATCTCATGTAGATTTATTAAGAAGTGTTCAATTTTTAGAAGATTCCTCACCATTATCACACCCTATTAGACCAGAATCTTATGTTAGTATGGAAAACTTTTATACTACTACTGTTTATGATAAAGGTAGTGAAGTTATGAGAATGTATCTTACTATATTAGGtgaagaatattataaaaaaggttttgatatttatattaagaaaaatgaTGGAAATACTGCTACTTGTGAAGATTTTAATTATGCTATGGAACAAgcatataaaatgaaaaaagcaGACAATTCAGCTAACCTAAAccaatatttattatggtTCTCACAAAGTGGTACTCCACATGTTAGTTTTAAATATAACTACGATGCTGAAAAGAAACAATATAGTATACATGTTAATCAATATACCAAACCAGATGAAAaccaaaaagaaaagaaaccTTTATTTATTCCTATAAGTGTTGGCTTAATTAATCCAGAAAACGGTAAAGAAATGATATCACAAACCACCTTAGAATTAACAAAAGAAAGTGATACAtttgtatttaataatatagcTGTAAAACCAATACCATCCTTATTCAGAGGATTTAGTGCACCAGTATATATTGAGGATAACTTAACAGATGAAGAacgtatattattattgaaatATGATAGTGATGCTTTTGTTCGTTATAACTCATGtaccaatatatatatgaaacaaATATTAATGAATTATAATGAATTCTTAAAAgctaaaaatgaaaaattagaaaGTTTTAATCTTACACCAGTAAATGCACAATTTATAGATgctataaaatatttattagaaGACCCACATGCTGATGCAGGatttaaatcatatatagTATCCTTACCACAAgatagatatataataaactttGTAAGCAATTTAGATACAGACGTATTAGCTGATactaaagaatatatatataaacaaatcggagataaattaaatgatgtatattataaaatgtttaaaaGTTTAGAAGCAAAAGCTGATGatttaacatattttaatGATGAATCACATGTAGATTTTGATCAAATGAATATGAGAACATTAAGAaatacattattatcattattaagtAAAGCTCAATAtccaaatatattaaatgaaattaTTGAACATTCCAAATCACCATATCCATCCAATTGGCTAACTAGTTTATCAGTTTCAGCATATTTCgataaatattttgaacTTTATGATAAAACTTATAAATTATCAAAAGATGATGAATTATTGTTACAAGAATGGTTAAAGACTGTATCAAGATCTGATCgtaaagatatatatgaaatacttaaaaaattagaaaatgaaGTTTTGAAAGATAGTAAAAATCCAAATGATATTAGAGCAGTATATCTTCCATTTACAAATAATTTAAGAAGATTCCATGATATATCAGGAAAAGGGTATAAATTAATTGCTGAAGTTATTACAAAAACCGATAAATTTAATCCTATGGTTGCAACACAATTATGTGAACCATTTAAATTATGGAATAAACTAGATACAAAAAGACAAGAATTAATGCTTAACGAAATGAACACAATGTTACAAGAACCAAACATATCAAATAACTTAAAGGAATATTTATTAAGattaacaaataaattataa
- a CDS encoding V-type proton ATPase catalytic subunit A: MTKVAVEKEEPGVVYKVAGSLVIAENMSGTRMYELAKVGWNKLVGEIIRLEGNYAYIQVYEDTSGLSVGDPVIKTGNALSVELGPGILDNIYDGIQRPLERIANVCGDVYIYKGIDMTSLDHDKQWQFYADKKLKLNDIVTGGDIFGFVDENKLFKEHKIMAPPNAKGRLTYIAPDGSYTLKDKIFELEYQGKKYTYGLSHLWPVRDPRPVLEKVTGDTLLLTGQRVLDSLFPTVQGGTCAIPGAFGCGKTCVSQALSKYSNSEVIIYVGCGERGNEMAEILSDFPELTTKVDNEDVGIMQRTCLVANTSNMPVAAREASIYTGITLCEYFRDMGYNATMMADSTSRWAEALREISGRLAEMPADSGYPAYLGARLASFYERAGKVKCIGSPSRIGSITIVGAVSPPGGDFSDPVTTATMSIVQAFWGLDKKLAQRKHFPSVNWSTSFSKYVRQLEQYFDNFDQDFLSLRQKISDILQQESDLNDIVQLVGKDSLSEDQKVVMEVAKIIREDFLQQNAFSDYDYMCPLQKTVGMMRIICHFYAQCLRTLQEYDSRERKIGWGSIYNTLRPTINKITHMKFENPKNSDEYFKKYFKALEEEITVGLRNLMEK; the protein is encoded by the coding sequence ATGACAAAAGTTGCTGTTGAAAAAGAGGAACCAGGAGTTGTTTATAAGGTGGCTGGTTCATTAGTTATTGCTGAGAATATGAGTGGAACTCGTATGTACGAGTTAGCTAAAGTAGGATGGAATAAATTGGTTGGAGAAATTATTAGATTAGAAGGGAATTATGCATATATACAAGTTTATGAAGATACTTCAGGTTTATCTGTAGGAGACCCTGTTATAAAAACAGGAAATGCTTTATCAGTCGAATTGGGTCCTGGTATTTtagataatatttatgatggTATTCAAAGACCATTAGAAAGAATAGCAAATGTGTGTGgtgatgtatatatatataaaggtaTTGATATGACATCTTTAGATCATGATAAACAATGGCAATTTTATGCTGAtaagaaattaaaattaaatgatattGTTACTGGTGGAGATATCTTTGGATTTgttgatgaaaataaattatttaaagaacACAAAATTATGGCTCCACCTAATGCTAAAGGGAGGCTTACATATATTGCTCCAGATGGATCATATactttaaaagataaaatatttgaattaGAATAtcaaggaaaaaaatatacatatggtTTATCTCATTTATGGCCTGTTCGTGATCCTAGACCTGTTTTAGAAAAGGTAACAGGGGAtactttattattaacagGGCAAAGAGTTTTAGATTCGTTATTTCCAACAGTTCAAGGAGGTACTTGTGCTATTCCTGGTGCATTTGGTTGTGGAAAAACTTGTGTTTCTCAGGCCTTATCAAAATATTCTAATAGTgaagttattatatatgtaggaTGTGGTGAAAGAGGTAATGAAATGGCTGAAATTTTATCCGACTTTCCTGAATTAACTACTAAAGTAGATAATGAAGATGTAGGTATTATGCAAAGAACGTGTTTAGTTGCTAATACTTCTAACATGCCTGTCGCTGCAAGAGAAGCTAGTATTTATACAGGTATTACTTTATGTGAATATTTCCGTGATATGGGTTATAATGCTACCATGATGGCTGATAGTACAAGTAGATGGGCAGAAGCCTTAAGAGAAATTTCAGGACGTTTAGCTGAAATGCCTGCAGATAGTGGTTATCCAGCTTATTTAGGTGCTAGATTAGCTTCCTTTTATGAACGTGCAGGAAAAGTCAAATGTATTGGTTCTCCATCTCGTATAGGATCCATTACAATTGTGGGTGCTGTGTCTCCACCAGGTGGTGATTTCTCTGACCCTGTAACTACAGCAACCATGTCTATTGTTCAAGCATTTTGGGGGTTAGATAAAAAACTAGCTCAAAGAAAACATTTCCCTTCTGTTAATTGGTCTACATCCTTTTCAAAGTATGTCAGACAATTAGAACAATACTTTGATAATTTTGATCAAGATTTCTTATCTTTAAGACAAAAAATTAGTGATATTTTACAACAAGAAAGTGACTTGAATGATATTGTTCAACTAGTAGGAAAGGATTCATTATCAGAAGACCAAAAAGTTGTTATGGAAGTAGCCAAAATTATTAGAGAAGATTTTCTTCAACAAAATGCATTTAGCgattatgattatatgtGCCCATTACAAAAAACAGTTGGTATGATGAGAATTATTTGCCACTTTTATGCTCAATGCTTAAGAACATTACAAGAATATGACTCAAGAGAAAGAAAAATTGGTTGGggatctatatataatacattaagACCaactataaataaaattacacATATGAAATTTGAAAACCCAAAAAATTCAGATGAATATTTCAAAAAGTATTTTAAGGCACTTGAAGAAGAAATAACAGTAGGTTTAAGAAACTTGATGGAAAAATGA
- a CDS encoding malonyl CoA-acyl carrier protein transacylase yields MQVIFLHSLTFIIFTVLLILILPSYCFIIKDSKIINDTWKYENKENTNKIGSYRKKLRHNVSVNKDIKGNEHIMSSYENEKYIKKLLEDYEKYKITTYSSEYTFFFPGQGEQYMSMGLDTYNNYKECKELYNDASKILGYNLMDMIKNGPIEKLKNSEVAQPSIYTVSMASLEKLKIENNDAYMKLNLCMGYSLGEYAALTCANSLSFDDGVYLTKERGKAMQYCSTLYNMTTVAIVGLTLDNIKKLIEDVNHKMNDDIFIVSYMTDRKFGLCGKPESMDYLNTLAKEKYKAIFTKKLEIAGAFHSFYMFPAKETLKNVLNQITFKKLSVPVISNVDGNAYDDPVIIKDLLILQLTSPIKINTCLQNVLKHGYKSGYELGPGTINTNLLRDISKNTKRTIPYI; encoded by the coding sequence atgcaAGTAATATTCCTTCATTCGTtgacatttataatatttactgTATTATTGATTCTTATACTACCTTCTTATTgctttataataaaagatagtaaaataattaatgatACAtggaaatatgaaaataaggAGAATACAAATAAGATAGGGTCGTATAGAAAAAAACTTAGACATAATGTTAGtgtaaataaagatataaaaggAAATGAACATATTATGTCATcatatgaaaatgaaaaatatataaaaaagttattagaagattatgaaaaatataaaattacgACATATAGTTCagaatatacattttttttcccaGGGCAAGGTGAACAATATATGTCTATGGGATtagatacatataataattataaagaatgtaaagaattatataatgatgcAAGTAAAATATTAGGATATAATTTAATggatatgataaaaaatggaccgatagaaaaattaaaaaattcagAAGTAGCACAACCATCTATATATACAGTATCTATGGCTTcattagaaaaattaaaaattgaaAACAATGATGCTTATATGAAATTAAATTTATGTATGGGTTATTCATTAGGAGAATATGCAGCCTTAACATGTGCAAATTCCTTATCCTTTGATGACGGTGTATATTTAACAAAAGAACGAGGTAAAGCAATGCAATATTGTTCtactttatataatatgacaaCTGTTGCTATTGTTGGATTAACattagataatataaagaaactTATAGAAGATGTTAACCACAAAATGAATgatgatatttttattgttagtTATATGACAGATAGAAAATTTGGTTTATGTGGAAAACCAGAATCTATGGATTATCTTAATACATTagcaaaagaaaaatataaagcaatatttacaaaaaaattagaaatagCTGGAGCTTTccattctttttatatgtttccaGCAAAAGaaacattaaaaaatgttttaaatcAAATAACATTCAAAAAGTTATCCGTACCCGTTATTTCAAATGTGGATGGAAATGCATATGATGATCCAGTTATTATTAAGGAtcttttaattcttcaaTTAACTAGCccaattaaaattaatacatgcttacaaaatgttttaaaacATGGATATAAATCTGGATATGAATTGGGCCCAGGTActataaatacaaatttgTTAAGAGACATatcaaaaaatacaaaaaggacaattccatatatatga
- a CDS encoding GYF domain-containing protein, putative translates to MDINLYIHSIEIEFITNNKRIYNNEEEDNEDDNIVYCLNIKVEDHLEDNNSKENFYETPWYMCVKMGDKEVCMMSYEMNITHIFNLLENNEILTLYILRKNLKNDKIEVLHRNELHIKDKKYYDSENSISFDNDNIKGKIKLYLKNAIVYNHLLKKIQSEEFLKNDFSWKSEINNIKNMNKQILFDDIKISDDIKTSDDIKISDNIKISDDIKTSDDIKISDDIKTSDEIKTSDNIKSNDPIQSSDHIQSNDHIKSNDNNLLSQNKYISTILDNLLNTKRTLYWVYIDDDNKEQGPFNSYTIFNWVSNEYFEDNTLIRLHDQKEYFKLYQVIEYIEKNVLLYGEYDALFNETEKECENNYFLNNNKNDDGMNNICKRDVLQEINKISNVQNININELKDTTNWKHIIYNEKETKGIENNLKDENKTKNIYIHNIKDDQNNNIYYEPIILNKDHIIENKLIEKEKKYLTFNNSHFNKIEKNGKQKNEVKMLKKEIKKIKKEMIKLKETYNKDIYNTTYDSMDKVLYSDNISKEQNNLENTNDDIKSNQYKNNVTDNKNNDCTNLKDMDTMKGKTNKNNIDNIKLNSDIMEKDEDVNCKTDDQYAREKNEENTKNLLIQNDTEKMLTDTSLKDSTKLLSNVMRNDKEKNIHILSDVTYEEDNKKKKFIETAMSSINEAQKCILKIRKKKMTTFLNKIMSTPIHTKTTHWSYENLQLHGKKYSSFNLKNDEKKNIIYKNENSFDRSEANISYIHDKIKTSTTKNNSNNYHSNCSYYDFHSSLEISEEEKIERNQKIEDNKWDIIYQDLPNKTTNNIQIYIQDKTHTKKQRIKVHINNLVNNTKIIYIYNTTLEWFLKCIALIQHNIRKWLVKRKILRIHNIKKKNKIKNKSYTISSGHSSSNNNYNTNDLPNDNNIKDNYIKYNPSSAENYEKTDFELEDNKLYYEQEEQKKIKESVNKIKKLLSMQNKLKHNGNYNNFSNTNNNYIYNSNMFPREQQQNYKNGIKNKNNGIHNFVSPCNNKLKTFNNDLNMEVETKKNEKREDLNVEYKENNIYEYNEEKEYEKKEKEKQEKDDKKNKIYEQLFKMRYINTYQDQNGTIPIKRHNIATADKNKLLNNNNNNTIKRGDQLYLKKKQNLNIMHDRLNEIFNRYENQNYGPYDMRTNKNNGDSNNNNNNNNNNNDNIITDHNNYDYPHKKEETIKNDNQYSNKTNNIQKEDFSFNRKDILLNIVNNFKFDNILIEKKKNCKLQINTEKNSIYSVQEFLNKIKEKAPKKTSINNEDITKNVNNNKFNIIKLNDYDNSKITHLRNIEKSPCDTNVHRMLSNKNFMKSKDF, encoded by the exons atggaTATCAACTTATACATTCATAGTATTGAAATAGAATTTATAACAAATAACAagagaatatataataatgaagaggAAGACaatgaagatgataatattgTTTATTGTTTAAATATCAAAGTGGAAGATCATTTAGAGGACAACAAttcaaaagaaaatttttatgaaaCTCCTTGGTATATGTGTGTAAAAATGGGAGATAAGGAAGTATGTATGATGTCATATGAAATGAACATTACTCATATATTCAATTTATTAGAAAATAAT gAAATTCTTAccctatatattttaagaaagAATCTCAAGAATGATAAAATAGAAGTTCTTCATAGAAACGAATTACAcattaaagataaaaaatattatgacaGTGAAAATTCAATAAGTtttgataatgataatataaaaggaaaaataaaattatatttaaaaaatgctATTGTATACaatcatttattaaaaaaaattcagtCTGaggaatttttaaaaaatgactTTTCATGGAAAagtgaaataaataatatcaaaaatatgaacaaacaaatattatttgatgatataaaaataagtgatgatataaaaacaagtgatgatataaaaataagtgataatataaaaataagtgatgatataaaaacaagtgatgatataaaaataagtgatgatataaaaacaagtgatgaaataaaaacaagtgataatataaaatcaaaTGATCCCATACAATCCAGTGACCACATACAATCCAATGATCATATAAAatcaaatgataataatttgctatcacaaaataaatacataagtACTATATtagataatttattaaatacaaaaagaACATTATATTGGGTATATatagatgatgataataaagaacAAGGACCTTTTAATAGCTATACTATTTTTAATTGGGTTAGCAATGAATATTTCGAGGATAATACTTTAATAAGACTACATGACCAAAaggaatattttaaattataccAAGTTATTGAGTATATCGAGAAGAATGTTTTGCTATATGGTGAATACGATGCTTTATTTAATGAAACAGAAAAAGAGtgtgaaaataattattttttaaataataacaaaaatgatgatggtatgaataatatatgtaagaGAGATGTGTtacaagaaataaataaaatatccaatgtgcaaaatataaatataaatgaattgaAGGATACAACAAATTGGAaacacattatatataatgaaaaagaaacgAAAGGtattgaaaataatttaaaagatgaaaacaaaacaaaaaatatatatatacataacatAAAGGatgatcaaaataataatatatattacgaacctataatattaaataaagatcATATTATTGAGAATAAATTgattgaaaaagaaaaaaaatatttaacttTTAATAATAGCCATTTTAATAAGATTGAGAAAAATgggaaacaaaaaaatgaagtaaaaatgttgaaaaaggaaattaaaaaaataaaaaaagaaatgattAAATTGAAggaaacatataataaagatatatataatactacaTACGATTCAATGGATAAGGTTTTATATTCTGATAATATATCTAaggaacaaaataatttggAAAATACTAATGATGATATTAAATCAaatcaatataaaaataatgtgacagataataaaaataatgattgtACAAACCTCAAAGATATGGATACTATGAAaggaaaaacaaataaaaataatattgataatattaaattaaatagtGATATCATGGAAAAAGATGAAGATGTGAACTGTAAAACAGATGATCAATATGCTagggaaaaaaatgaagagaatacaaaaaatttattaatacaaaATGATACCGAAAAAATGTTAACAGATACATCTTTAAAGGATTCTACAAAATTGCTTTCAAATGTTATGAGAAatgataaggaaaaaaatatacatatattaagtGATGTTACATATGAAGAggacaataaaaaaaaaaaatttattgaaACAGCCATGTCTAGTATTAATGAAGCtcaaaaatgtatattaaaaattagaaaaaaaaaaatgaccaCATttctaaataaaataatgagtACTCCTATTCATACAAAAACAACACATTGGAGTTATGAAAATTTACAATTGCATGGGAAAAAATATAGTagttttaatttaaaaaatgatgaaaaaaagaatattatttacaaaaatgaaaattcaTTTGATAGGAGTGAAGCAAATATATCATACATacatgataaaataaaaaccagTACAACcaaaaataatagtaataattatcatagtAATTGTAGTTATTATGATTTTCATTCTTCCTTAGAAATATCTGAGGAAGAAAAAATCGAAAGAAACCAAAAAATTGAAGATAATAAATGGGATATTATTTATCAAGATCTACCTAACAAaacaacaaataatatacaaatatatatacaagacaaaacacacacaaaaaaacaaaggaTAAAagtacatattaataatttagtAAATAATactaaaattatatacatatataatacgaCCTTAGAATGGTTTTTAAAATGTATTGCTTTAATACAacataatataagaaaatggttagtaaaaagaaaaatattaagaatacataatataaaaaaaaaaaataaaataaaaaataaatcttaCACAATATCATCAGGTCATTCttcttcaaataataattataatacaaatgatcTTCCTaacgataataatataaaagataattatataaaatataacccTTCATCTGcagaaaattatgaaaaaactGATTTCGAACttgaagataataaattatattatgaacaagaggaacagaagaaaataaaggaaagtgtaaataaaataaaaaaactatTAAGTAtgcaaaataaattaaaacataatggaaactataataattttagtaacacaaataataattatatatacaattcaAATATGTTTCCTAGGGAACAAcaacaaaattataaaaatggaataaaaaacaaaaataatggaattcataattttgtttccccatgtaataataaacttAAAACATTTAATAACGATTTAAATATGGAGGtggaaacaaaaaaaaatgaaaagaggGAAGATTTAAATGttgaatataaagaaaacaatatatatgaatacaatgaagaaaaagaatatgagaagaaagaaaaggaaaaacaagaaaaagatgataaaaaaaataaaatatacgaacaattatttaaaatgagatatattaatacatatcaAGATCAAAATGGTACCATACCAATAAAAAGACATAATATTGCAACTgctgataaaaataaacttttaaataataataataataatacgaTTAAAAGAGGAGAccaattatatttaaaaaaaaaacaaaatttgaATATTATGCATGACCgtttaaatgaaatatttaatagATATGAAAATCAAAATTATGGCCCATACGACATGAGaactaataaaaataatggtgatagtaataataacaacaacaacaataataataataatgataatattattactgatcataataattatgattatccccataaaaaagaagaaacgataaaaaatgataaccaatatagtaataaaacaaataatattcaaaAGGAAGATTTCTCATTTAATAGAAAAgatattcttttaaatattgtaaataattttaaatttgataatatattaattgaaaaaaaaaaaaattgcaaATTACAAATAAACACAGAAAAAAATTCCATATATTCTGTGCAGGAGTTTCTAAATAAGATCAAAGAAAAGGCACCAAAGAAAACaagtataaataatgaagatataacaaaaaatgtaaataataacaaatttaatattatcaagTTGAATGATTATGACAATAGTAAGATTACTCATCTTcgaaatatagaaaaaagtCCATGTGATACAAATGTACACAGAATGTTATcgaataaaaattttatgaaaagCAAGGATTTTTAA